The Coffea arabica cultivar ET-39 chromosome 6e, Coffea Arabica ET-39 HiFi, whole genome shotgun sequence genome contains the following window.
aagaatggaagatatttcctctgcttcatttgagttattagtactttgatcgactgagccccggcgagagttgggcaggctgtccgctgataccctagggttcgccctagggagaggtggggctgtcacaattgcaCTCTCAGATCGAATACTGCCTCAAAACATGTATTCGTTATTtcttactaaacgagcttccaaaaattaaatctgCTAACGGAACgtttttaaaatacaagtaaggcattgttccatgtaaatgggtttaaaatggttgaaataaattattccgaaaaacaggtgaataaattGCTTGAAATAAATTTTACCTTGAGTTGAAAACAGGTCTGGATATTTTTCTcgaatttcttcttcaacttcccaaaTTGCTTCCTCCAATCCGTGGTTCCTCCAAAGAACTTTTACCAACAGAATCCGCTTGTTTCTCAATTCTTTCCCCTTACGATCtagaagttttatcggtttctcctcataggtcagtgcCTCATTACTCTCCGGTTGCAGAACGTGAGATGgatctggatgatatttcttaagtatCGATACGTGGAAAACATTGTGGTTCCGTGATAGACTtggtggcaattccaacttataggctacACTTCCTACACGTTGGATAATcttataaggtcctacaaatctCGGTTGCAACTTCTTTCCCCTTCCTGCCAACAAACTTGCTTTTAGAGGAGTAATCTTAAGGAAAACTTGATCTCCAACCGTAAATTCTAAGTCCTTCCTTAGAttatcggcataactcttttgaatACTTTGTGCGGTTTGAATCCTCTGGCGTATCAACTTCACTTTTTCAttcgcctcctcaatccaaggcacTGTAGTCGGGTTCAAGATTTTTCGTTCACCTATTTCAACCCAACAAATAGGAGACCTACATTTCCGACtataaagtgcttcgtatggCGCCATTTGAATGGAAGAATGAAAACTATTATTATAGGTAAATTCCACCAAAGTCaaatacttactccaactctccccaAAATCCAAAGTACAAGTTCTTGACATGTCCTCGAGCGTCTGAATTGTCCTCTTAGACTGTCCATCTGTCTGGGGATGGTAAGTAGTGCTAAAgttcaatttagtccccaacacgtcttgcatcttttgccagaatcgCGAGACAAGCCTAAGGTCTCGATCGGATACAATACTTACAACTATCCCGTGTAGCCTTATAATTGCATCTAGATATaacttagctaacttctctaacGGGTATTTCATACTAATGGACAGaaagtgagccgatttggtcaacctatccactattacccaaatggcatcatgaccCCTTTGCGTTCTAGGTAATTTAGATACAAAATTCACGGTGATATTTTCCCGTTTCCACTCGGGTATTTCTAAAGGTTGCAAAAGGcatgatggtttctgatgtttgGCTTTAAACTGTTGACAAATCAAACAGGTCtggacaaattgagcaatttccttcttcatactctcccaccagtacaaactcttcaagtcttgatgCATTTTATTCCCTTCAGGATGTACCGTGTACTTAGATCGGTGtgtttcttccaaaatttctttattAAGTCCTTCGTGCTTTGGCACTACTATCCGATTTCGAAACCTCAATATACCATTCACTCCCAAGTTAAAATTCGACTTTTCTCCCTGTTTGACtttttcaaaccacttttgcacttcagggtcCCTTTCCTGAGTCTCCTTGATACATTCCAACAAAGTGGATTTCACGAAAATATTTCCAAGAATTACTTTTCTCGGTTCAAGTTGGGGATTCCATATACTAACCTTCTCCAACAAGTGCATCTCTTTAATCACCAATCCGGCCACTTGTACTTGCCGACTTaaggcatcggccactacattgggttttcctggatggtactttatcgagcaatcataatcttctaagaattCCATCCAACGGCGTTGTCTCAAGTTcaactccttttgagaaaacaaatacttaagactcttgtggTCGGTAAAGACCTCAAACGTCACTCTAtaaaggtaatgcctccacttctttaatgcaaacactacagccgctaactccaaatcatgagtcgggtaatttttCTCGTGCAActttaatttcctagaggcatacgctatcactttctcattttgcattaatacacagCCCAGACCTTCCTTTGAAGCATCTGTAtagaccacaaaactatccttccCATTCAGTAGAGCTAACTCGGGCGCTCTTGTCAAACGCCTCTTTAATTCttggaaactttcttcacacttaggactccatataaattttttaattttcttagtCAGCTTCGTCAGGGGTCTAGCAATcttagaaaaatccttaataaacctccggtaataccctgctaaccctataaaacttcgaacttcagtagggttttccggtTGCTCCCATTTAGAAACTACTTCAACTTTggttggatccactttaatcccatccttagaaattatatgaccGAAGAATGTCACTTTCTTTAATCAAAACTCACAGTTGCTAAACTTAGCGTACAACTGATGTTTCCTCAGAGTGAGTAAAACAATTCTCagatgtttctcatgatcctccAAGGCCTTAGAGTACACCAGTATATCATCGATAAACACCACTACAAACTGATCCAGATAAGGTTTAAAGActcgatgcatcaaatccataaaagccGCGGTGCATTGGTCAATCCAAACGGCATTACTGTGAACTCGAAATgtccatatctcgagttaaaagcagttttgggtatatccttctccaaaatcctcaattgatagtaaccctgtCTCAGATCTAATTTcgagaata
Protein-coding sequences here:
- the LOC140009890 gene encoding uncharacterized protein, whose protein sequence is MAPYEALYSRKCRSPICWVEIGERKILNPTTVPWIEEANEKVKLIRQRIQTAQSIQKSYADNLRKDLEFTVGDQVFLKITPLKASLLAGRGKKLQPRFVGPYKIIQRVGSVAYKLELPPSLSRNHNVFHVSILKKYHPDPSHVLQPESNEALTYEEKPIKLLDRKGKELRNKRILLVKVLWRNHGLEEAIWEVEEEIREKYPDLFSTQGMENGNGESAANALDDERRQLVNTNMALLQEVEKLSIMVNAQSARIAELEGIIVGEVARAETPHDEL